The genomic region CGAGCTCAGGCTTCCCGGTCGTGGCCCTGTAGCTGCCCGACTCGGTCTGGGTCAGCTTCGAGATCTCGTCGAAGGTGCCGAGCCTGTCAGCAAACTCCTTGGAGCTCCCCTCCAGCAGGCTGAACTCCACGGCCTTGGTGGTGCCGAACCTGCGTTTGAGGTTCTGCGGGGTATCTATCTGGACAATCCTGCCGTGGTTGATAACCGCTATCCTGTCGCAGAGGTACTCGGCCTCCTCGAGTATGTGGGTCGTGAAGAATATCGTCAGGCCTGCCTTCACCTTCTCTTTGAAGAAGTCGAGAACAGTCCTCCTGACTATTGCGTCGAGGCCCACCGTCGGCTCGTCGAGAAAGAGCAGGTCCATGTCGTGGACGAATTCCCTTGCGACCTGAAGGCGCCTCCGCTGGCCCGATGAGAGGTCTATGGTCGGTGTCTTCCTGAACTCCTCCATGTCGAACCTCTGAATGATCTCGTCTATCCTCCGCTTCCTCTCCTGCTTCGGCACGTCCCAGACCAACCCGTAGACGTCCATGCTCGCCTCCGCGCGCAGGCCCTGGTCGAAGCTGTCCTGCTGCTGCACGACGCCAATCCTTTCCCTGATTTTCCTTCCCTGCGTCTTGACGTCGTATCCCAGCACGGTCGCGTGCCCTGATGAGGGCGGGAGGAGCGTCGTCAGCATCTTGATCGTCGTTGTCTTGCCGGCCCCGTTGGGTCCGAGGAAGCCGAAGACCTCGGCGCGCCGAGTGTCGAATGATATCCTGTCGACAGCGGGTT from Nitrososphaerales archaeon harbors:
- a CDS encoding ATP-binding cassette domain-containing protein, with the translated sequence MTELAVEVKELEKHFGDKPAVDRISFDTRRAEVFGFLGPNGAGKTTTIKMLTTLLPPSSGHATVLGYDVKTQGRKIRERIGVVQQQDSFDQGLRAEASMDVYGLVWDVPKQERKRRIDEIIQRFDMEEFRKTPTIDLSSGQRRRLQVAREFVHDMDLLFLDEPTVGLDAIVRRTVLDFFKEKVKAGLTIFFTTHILEEAEYLCDRIAVINHGRIVQIDTPQNLKRRFGTTKAVEFSLLEGSSKEFADRLGTFDEISKLTQTESGSYRATTGKPELVIPEVYKIADKLGLTISSIYIAEATLEDAFISLVSDGERRDRS